The stretch of DNA TAGAAAATGGTTCAAGATAGCAAACAAGGGAATATGGTTAAATCATAGGGTTCTACGAGACTACGATGATACTcaatgtttaatttgtatagCCTTCAAACAAGAGAATACGGTTAATTAAATCAAACGGTCTACGGTGATACTCCTCGTCCAGCCGATTAACTTAATGGTTAAAGTGTCAAAACAGAGGTGAGATGCGTTCAAGGATTGAGTCTCTGGAGAAATAACTCCATAGAGGTCAACGATGAGATCTTCAAGAACTATCTTAAAGGAAATCATGAAGAGATCGTCAATGAGGTCGCTGCAGGTTTATTCCGCTTGTCTTATCATTCTTCTCTGTTTTACGTACAGTATACAACTtctgactctttttttttttttttggttttactagCATATGATCTCTTGGACACCGATAGGAGCAACTTCAATGTGACCATTTGGTATTACACTACATACAAGGGAGATTTGCAAGATTGGCGTGTAAAGTATGTCCGAGTTCCTCGCTCAGTCAATTTGGTAAGAAATTAAGTGTTGGTATGTTAGTAAATTAAGAGTTGTATAGAACTGGTCTTTTGTTCAAACCCATTCATAGACTCTGTTAAAACTTGCAGGTTTCAAATGCTTATCTTCAGTTTTTGAAAGGCTCAGGGACAAAGATGTTATTCGATTTTGTGAAAGAAATGCCAAAACAAGAAACTAGGCTTCGCATGGACATGGCGTCTCTCGTTGGCCCCATTTTCTTCTCATGGGTTATTCTTCTTCTGTTCCCTGTAAGTTCGTTTCAAGTGGACTGCTTCATACTCTTATAAGTATATGATGATCTCCAACACTTGGCAGTAATTTTCCACTATGATCAAAACCCTATATCATGGGAACTAATTTAACCTCTGCCtaggagaaaaaaatatgaacctTTGGTTAATATACATACATTTTCAATAGTTATAAGAGATATTTTCTATGCAGGTGATCTTGAACTCATTGGTGTATGAGAAGCAGCAACGTCTtagaatcataatgaaaatgCACGGACTAGGAGATGCTTCATATTGGATGATTTCCTATGCATATTTTCTCGCAATATCGACGTTATACATTGTATGCTTGATGATATTTGGGTCAGCAATAGGTACTAAATGAATCACTGACATatcttaatttaatattttcttatgtatACATATAGAACAAAAGTTTTAAAGCTATAGTTTCTTGCAGGACTTAAGTTCTTCCGGTTCAATGACTACAGTATCCaattcattttctattttctttatataaatctGCAAATCTCCATTGCCTTTCTAGTTTCCTCAGCTTTTTCAAAAGCTGTGACAGCATCAGGTAATAACTAAATCAAAGtcacatgttttctttttcaaatttggtCTGGGAACATATTGGTGTTAAGAGAAACACATTTTGCTCTATTACCCAAACTGTAGTtgctgcatatatatatgtgttcgGATCCGGGCTATTAGGCGCGTTCCTCTTCCAGTTTCTGGTGGAAGGTTTATCGTTTCCCAGTAAGCTATACACAACTTGAAGAagacatatttttaaaagtcaaaAACTGTACTATATATCTTTACTTTTTACCAGGACGCTGGCTTTTTTGTCTTGGAGTTGTATCCGGGCTTCTCTTTATACCGTGGGTTGTATGAATTCTCCCAGTATGCTTTCCAGAGAAACTTGAATGGAAGGGATGGCATGAAGTGGAAACATTTTAGAGGTAGTGCAATGGATGAAATTTTCTCCATCATTATCATTGAGGGGTTTCTCGCTCTCATTGTAACATACTATATGAACCGAGTTTCTTCAACCGCGAAAGATCCTATTGTATTCTTGGAGAACACCTTCAAGAAATCTCTTTCTCCACAAAAATTTAGCTTAAAAAAGCAGGGTTCTTCTGTATCCGTAGAAATGGAGAAGCTAGATGTCATTCAGGAGGTATTGCAAAAGAATTATACACAACTCATTCTATGTGTTTTTCGTTTTTTGAGCTGTTTTGGTAAGAAGAAATTTGTTCAAATCAGAGAGAAAAAGTCGAGCAGTTGATGCTTGAGCCAAGCACAAGCCATGACATTGTATGTGACAACCTGAAGAAGGTGTATCCTGGTAGAGATGGGAACCCACCTAAACTGGCAATTAGTGGGTTATCTCTCGCTGTGCCTTCAGGTGAATGCTTTGGCATGTTAGGTCCCAATGGTGCTGGGAAGACCTCGTTTATCAATATGGTCAGTACCCAAAGGGGAGAAATACAAATATTGTGTGCTTAGCttttgacttaaaagaaaaactttgtCTAGCAAAACATTGTactgctttttttcttttgcctagATGACTGGACTCGTGAAACCAACTTCAGGGTCAGCTTTTGTCCGAGGTTTGGACATATGCAAGGATATGGATAGAGTATACACCAGCATGGGTGTTTGCCCACAACATGAGTAAGTAATTAAATTCTTgggaacattttttttgttgaagatcTGTTCAGTTTGTTTTCCaagtcaaattttatttatatgagtGGAAAGATTCATGTCccttgtatattatttttggttccATCTACTTTCTGATGAGGGTCTCCTAACAATCATATAGTTGTTTTATCGCTCTACCTTGTATTTTCTGTCATTTACCAGTTTGCTCTGGGAAACACTGACAGGGAGAGAACATCTTTTCTTTTACGGAAGACTTAAAAATCTCAAAGGCCCTGATCTCAACCAAGTATGTTATCAATCTTactttatcaaatatattaatgcAAGAGTATCAAATCGTCAAATTATGGTTATTAGGCTGTAGAAGAGTCTCTTAAGAGTGTGAACCTATTTCACGGAGGAGTTGCTGATACACCCGCTGGAAAATACAGTGGAGGAATGAAAAGGCGGCTAAGTGTAGCCATTTCACTTATGGGAAGTCCTAAGGTACACCACTGCGTCTTACTCATATGCTAAAAACATACTGATAAACCTTATTTGCATTTAGAGAGCTAAAGTTTTTCAAGCTTTTAACATATCCTTTTTCCATttggtttatatgtttttaaataaaaggtGGTTTATATGGATGAGCCAAGCACAGGACTTGATCCAGCTTCAAGAAGGAGTCTATGGACAGCCATCAAATCCGCAAAACAACACACTGCGATAATCCTCACTACACATTCAATGGAAGAAGCAGAGTTTCTTTGTGACCGATTAGGGATTTTTGTTGATGGAAGTTTACAATGCATAGGGAACCCAAAAGAGCTGAAGGGCAGGTATGGTGGATCATGTGTGTTAACAATGACAACATCAACTGAACATGAGAAAGATGTTGAGTTGTTGGTTCAAGATGTTTCCCCAAATGCAAAGAAGATATATCAGATCGCGGGAACTCAGAAGTTTGAGCTCCCAAAGGAGGAGGTTCGGATCTCGGAAGTGTTTCAGGCGGTGGAGAAGGCTAAGAGCAATTTCAAGGTGTTTGCTTGGGGAATTGCGGACACAACTCTTGAAGATGTTTTCATCAAGGTTGCTAAAACTGGTCAGGCGTTTTAATGTCTTCTCTTGAATCTT from Camelina sativa cultivar DH55 chromosome 9, Cs, whole genome shotgun sequence encodes:
- the LOC104711242 gene encoding LOW QUALITY PROTEIN: ABC transporter A family member 6-like (The sequence of the model RefSeq protein was modified relative to this genomic sequence to represent the inferred CDS: deleted 1 base in 1 codon) translates to MAKPVAASFLTQANALFKKNLTYQKRNIWSNVRLIVIPLYLCVVLVCIQALFDTLVNNSADNQCGCRCIDDKNGDGKCEIRSCGLQFSSQNQAVFCAFPNPPPLLPLLHIPRPETRSVDPARRDSCKRTGSCPVTILVTGNNQSLGATLSENLLSTSFTVNSSDLFLRNLAYTVLGTTSATDYTNYRDPGIYSDLPIFSIQPQCTPATTLPSFSFQQPPLEFQKEVRCVQGLSLWRNNSIEVNDEIFKNYLKGNHEEIVNEVAAAYDLLDTDRSNFNVTIWYYTTYKGDLQDWRVKYVRVPRSVNLVSNAYLQFLKGSGTKMLFDFVKEMPKQETRLRMDMASLVGPIFFSWVILLLFPVILNSLVYEKQQRLRIIMKMHGLGDASYWMISYAYFLAISTLYIVCLMIFGSAIGLKFFRFNDYSIQFIFYFLYINLQISIAFLVSSAFSKAVTASVAAYIYVFGSGLLGAFLFQFLVEGLSFPRRWLFVLELYPGFSLYRGLYEFSQYAFQRNLNGRDGMKWKHFRGSAMDEIFSIIIIEGFLALIVTYYMNRVSSTAKDPIVFLENTFKKSLSPQKFSLKKQGSSVSVEMEKLDVIQEREKVEQLMLEPSTSHDIVCDNLKKVYPGRDGNPPKLAISGLSLAVPSGECFGMLGPNGAGKTSFINMMTGLVKPTSGSAFVRGLDICKDMDRVYTSMGVCPQHDLLWETLTGREHLFFYGRLKNLKGPDLNQAVEESLKSVNLFHGGVADTPAGKYSGGMKRRLSVAISLMGSPKVVYMDEPSTGLDPASRRSLWTAIKSAKQHTAIILTTHSMEEAEFLCDRLGIFVDGSLQCIGNPKELKGRYGGSCVLTMTTSTEHEKDVELLVQDVSPNAKKIYQIAGTQKFELPKEEVRISEVFQAVEKAKSNFKVFAWGIADTTLEDVFIKVAKTGQAF